CCGGTTGTCGTTAAGCGGAAATGCGCCTGTGAGCTGTATGGTTGAAGCGAATCGTATCGTTAGATCATACCGGCTGTCACCGTTAATGACTTGAAGTGTAACCGGGCCGTCCGTCTCAGGATATGGGAGGAATATTGCCGGTTCAAGCAGAGTGGAACCGCGTGTCTGACGCCTCTGCAGCGAAAGCTGCAGAGGCGTTTTTTGTTAGCATATAAGAAAGTTTAAGTTTGGACCGTACACTTTCTTAAGTTTCTCGCAGAAACGTCCGCTGTCTTTATTTCCATTTGAATTGATCTTTTTATGGGTATAACTGGGGGAGGAGGATCGCTTATGTTCAAGCAGATAAAGTCGGATATAAGGACCGTATTCGAGAATGATCCGGCTGCCCGTGGGCTTTTTGAAGTGGTATTTACATATTCGGGTCTCCATGCTTTGTGGTTACACCGAATCGCCCATGCTCTGTTCAAACGGCGCTGGTACTCTCTGGCCCGTATCATTTCACAATTCAGTCGGTTCATGACTGGCATCGAAATTCACCCGGGAGCCCGAATCGGAAAGAGGCTGTTCATTGATCACGGGATGGGCGTGGTGATCGGGGAAACGTGTGAAATCGGTGATGACGTAGTCATTTATCAGGGTGTGACACTCGGTGGTACGGGGAAAGAGAAGGGGAAGCGTCACCCGACGATTGGGAGCAACGTGGTGATTGGGTCGGGTGCTAAAGTTCTTGGATCTTTCACTATTGGTGAGAACTGCAACATCGGCTCCAATGCGGTTGTACTACGTGAAGTTCCTCCGAACAGCACCGTTGTCGGCAACCCGGGTAAAATTGTGAAGCGGAACGGTGAGCGGATTCGCGACCGGCTTGATCATACCAAACTTCCGGACCCGATTGTTGATATGCTTCGCGACATGCAGAAAGAAATAGACGATATGCGTAAAGAGCTGGCAACATTGAGAGATGAGAAACGGCAGACACCAGAGGCGGATCATTTAGAAGCCTTTTTGCATAAAAATTTACAAAAGCGATAAGACGAAAGGATCGTGACCATCGAATGGCACTTCAAATTTATAATACG
Above is a window of Paenibacillus uliginis N3/975 DNA encoding:
- the cysE gene encoding serine O-acetyltransferase; this encodes MFKQIKSDIRTVFENDPAARGLFEVVFTYSGLHALWLHRIAHALFKRRWYSLARIISQFSRFMTGIEIHPGARIGKRLFIDHGMGVVIGETCEIGDDVVIYQGVTLGGTGKEKGKRHPTIGSNVVIGSGAKVLGSFTIGENCNIGSNAVVLREVPPNSTVVGNPGKIVKRNGERIRDRLDHTKLPDPIVDMLRDMQKEIDDMRKELATLRDEKRQTPEADHLEAFLHKNLQKR